In one Vulgatibacter incomptus genomic region, the following are encoded:
- a CDS encoding manganese efflux pump MntP family protein produces the protein MDTVAVAAARGLAASKIRARDVALVGGLFGGFQAFMPLIGWAIGNQLGPLVATWGPWLAFALLGGIGGKMLWEARGTGADAEEGAKSAAGEPFGLRVMLLLAVATSIDSFVVGITLPMLDAPLVLSLLTIGITTAVLSSGALLAGRHFGGIFGPRLNAFGGLVLIGLGVKALVEHLA, from the coding sequence CCTCGAAGATCCGCGCGCGGGATGTCGCCCTCGTCGGCGGGCTCTTCGGTGGATTCCAGGCGTTCATGCCGTTGATCGGCTGGGCGATCGGCAATCAGCTCGGGCCACTCGTGGCCACGTGGGGACCTTGGCTGGCCTTCGCGCTCCTGGGCGGCATCGGCGGCAAGATGCTCTGGGAGGCCCGTGGCACTGGCGCGGACGCGGAGGAGGGTGCCAAAAGCGCCGCGGGAGAACCCTTCGGCCTCCGGGTCATGCTCCTCCTCGCCGTGGCGACCAGCATCGACTCGTTCGTCGTCGGGATCACCCTGCCGATGCTCGATGCACCCCTCGTGCTCTCACTCCTCACCATCGGGATCACGACCGCCGTCCTCAGCTCCGGGGCGCTCCTCGCCGGCAGGCACTTCGGCGGGATCTTCGGGCCACGGCTCAATGCGTTCGGTGGTCTCGTCCTGATCGGGCTCGGGGTTAAGGCCCTCGTCGAACACCTGGCCTGA